One Candidatus Cardinium hertigii DNA window includes the following coding sequences:
- a CDS encoding sodium:solute symporter family transporter, whose amino-acid sequence MTLFNNLPLVMVMAFLLLTLVVGLYYSRKVKTFREYAIGNKNFATATLVATMLATAFGGGGLLRNVEQIYEQGLFWILQLSSASIGFWILSPLMLRMGPFMQHLSLAESIGSIYGKLPRLVVALVSIICNMISLAMQIIATTKAIEACIDLSGSDNEAMLRNGITGIATLILILYSMFGGIRSVTFTDVLQFITFTVIIPSVAWFIFRATNQSMVEVASILHKEPKFQLSSCLHVDKLLGVTVLFLANLASFIQPTTVQRIYMASSPIQARKLFIHAGIFSSIIVGFIALIAFFLFVKVPSLSVLQIWPYIFGTLPAIFKGLIAISLLAMAMSTADSKLNVCAVMVSHDVVGSIQANRVLTDKHKLVLARLTALVVGICAMLLVFWKKDLFTLLMLVFDLGVPIITAPFLLAVYGFRGTSRTALIGMATGIVAILAWNRWIKPITGINGAFPSMLANGLAMLAAHYLLPQPAGTGWVPPDKIYQQRQQEKARIARRSKQERERFFSQEHRAKLKPSRVMLLLTGIYLLVIGATSFGHCYDDSGQSIYSYSLLLLSCIGLFYMGYAVYGYPILPDGVVGSCWFFSLLTSLPLHMLISCCLVQDFLLSFILFFTHGAVLLWALPLYWSLRGLFVTAVAVLVMYCFKTTILWPAPMVLFSLLVAGVCFLTLLVYLKQQNSIQQECADYLRKQQAYKEAYALKRLAYSEELPTASPQNALAQEGTILEKAIQHVTQSIAFVNSTTPFLKEDFQSIIDKFAEWAYYFRSRAKRQDQLLLQPKVIPLEALIDAGELAYQKEKGYLPGLWVEEVVNIPDTMLGDREQLVRLLFLALNHVRQSSASFRFPITLQLQLTQLRYKKREPLEADGDPDCISFPALALILCVGEKSMPTLQAIYDVESPATTQPVDPFVSPQKVNLHKENLASIVHAHYGLLLLPHAEQLVCLLPLDVTQVREEMLALSLPREAGTQEEVSITPHEKTASLATLSAFHDWIPSFESIDPFLIAEILLLLRRCYGFKRHASGQLFYVRAVGIAEWVAAWTDGHAKLVYATLLYDLVRYTRLPLSYIKANYHLIVYCFVENVIAIDSRKRLEKSLLAIANRFKESLQKEYFSVLYVKLAERLYDLKHASGYKDPTVVQAMAKESLTIDVELAQRYGEPGMAILLKQAAEEALLINKQ is encoded by the coding sequence ATGACACTATTCAATAATTTACCCCTTGTAATGGTAATGGCTTTTTTGCTATTGACCTTAGTAGTAGGATTGTATTACAGTAGGAAGGTAAAGACTTTTCGGGAATATGCCATAGGCAATAAAAACTTTGCTACGGCGACACTGGTGGCAACTATGTTGGCCACTGCCTTTGGCGGAGGAGGTTTATTGCGTAATGTAGAGCAAATTTATGAGCAGGGGCTTTTCTGGATATTACAGCTTTCTTCTGCCTCCATTGGTTTCTGGATATTAAGTCCTTTGATGTTACGTATGGGTCCTTTTATGCAGCATCTCTCGTTAGCAGAAAGTATAGGTTCCATCTATGGTAAGCTGCCTAGATTGGTTGTTGCTTTGGTTTCTATTATTTGTAACATGATCTCGCTTGCTATGCAAATTATTGCTACTACTAAGGCTATTGAAGCCTGTATAGATTTAAGTGGTAGTGATAACGAAGCAATGCTGCGAAATGGCATAACAGGGATAGCTACGCTTATACTTATCCTTTATTCCATGTTTGGGGGCATTCGTTCGGTTACTTTTACGGATGTATTACAGTTTATAACTTTTACGGTTATTATTCCCTCGGTAGCCTGGTTTATATTTAGGGCAACCAACCAATCAATGGTAGAAGTAGCCTCCATTTTGCACAAGGAACCAAAATTTCAGCTGAGTAGCTGTTTGCATGTGGATAAACTATTGGGCGTAACTGTATTATTTTTAGCCAATTTAGCTTCTTTTATTCAGCCCACTACGGTACAACGGATCTATATGGCTTCTAGCCCTATACAGGCTAGAAAGTTGTTTATACATGCTGGCATCTTTAGTTCTATAATAGTAGGATTTATAGCTTTAATAGCATTTTTTCTTTTTGTCAAGGTTCCGTCATTATCAGTACTCCAAATTTGGCCCTATATATTTGGAACGCTTCCTGCTATTTTCAAAGGGCTCATTGCCATTAGTTTACTGGCTATGGCCATGTCTACGGCAGATTCTAAATTAAATGTATGCGCCGTCATGGTAAGTCATGATGTAGTAGGCAGTATACAAGCTAATAGAGTGCTAACAGATAAGCATAAACTTGTATTGGCTAGATTAACTGCTTTAGTAGTAGGTATTTGTGCTATGCTGTTGGTCTTTTGGAAAAAGGATTTATTTACACTGTTAATGCTCGTTTTTGATCTTGGAGTTCCCATCATAACCGCTCCTTTTCTCTTGGCTGTCTATGGTTTCCGTGGAACATCCCGTACAGCCTTAATCGGTATGGCTACTGGTATAGTAGCTATCCTAGCTTGGAACCGGTGGATTAAACCCATAACTGGTATCAATGGTGCCTTTCCTTCTATGCTGGCCAACGGCTTAGCGATGCTAGCTGCCCACTACCTATTGCCCCAGCCAGCAGGAACTGGCTGGGTGCCTCCTGATAAGATCTACCAGCAAAGGCAGCAGGAAAAGGCAAGAATCGCAAGGCGTAGTAAACAAGAAAGGGAACGCTTTTTTTCGCAAGAGCATAGAGCGAAGCTAAAGCCATCTAGGGTAATGTTGCTGTTAACAGGTATCTATTTACTTGTTATAGGAGCTACTAGCTTTGGCCATTGCTATGACGATAGTGGACAAAGTATATACAGCTATAGCTTATTGTTGTTGTCTTGTATCGGCTTGTTCTACATGGGATATGCCGTCTATGGCTACCCTATCCTACCAGATGGGGTAGTAGGCAGCTGTTGGTTTTTTAGTTTATTGACTTCCCTTCCTTTACATATGCTGATAAGTTGTTGTTTAGTCCAGGATTTTTTGCTCTCCTTCATTTTATTTTTTACCCATGGAGCGGTTTTATTATGGGCGTTACCGCTCTACTGGAGCCTAAGGGGCCTGTTTGTTACAGCGGTTGCTGTGTTGGTCATGTACTGTTTCAAAACAACGATCCTATGGCCTGCTCCTATGGTACTATTTTCCTTGCTGGTAGCGGGCGTATGTTTTTTAACATTGCTTGTATATTTAAAGCAGCAAAACAGCATACAACAAGAATGTGCCGATTATTTACGGAAACAACAAGCATATAAAGAAGCCTATGCATTAAAAAGGTTAGCCTATAGCGAAGAACTCCCTACTGCTTCCCCTCAAAACGCCTTAGCCCAAGAGGGAACTATTTTAGAAAAAGCCATCCAACATGTTACGCAATCTATTGCCTTTGTAAACAGTACTACCCCCTTCCTCAAGGAAGACTTCCAAAGCATCATCGATAAATTTGCAGAATGGGCCTACTATTTTAGATCACGAGCCAAACGCCAAGACCAGCTTCTTTTACAACCAAAGGTTATTCCATTAGAAGCGCTTATCGATGCAGGAGAGCTAGCCTACCAAAAAGAAAAAGGCTACTTACCTGGTTTATGGGTAGAGGAAGTCGTAAATATACCCGATACCATGCTAGGCGATAGGGAGCAGTTGGTACGGCTTCTCTTCCTGGCTCTTAACCATGTAAGGCAATCCAGCGCTTCCTTTCGTTTCCCTATTACGCTACAGCTGCAACTTACCCAATTGCGCTACAAAAAGAGAGAACCGCTTGAAGCGGATGGAGATCCTGATTGTATCTCTTTTCCTGCGTTGGCGTTAATATTGTGTGTTGGAGAAAAAAGCATGCCTACCCTACAAGCAATATATGACGTGGAAAGCCCTGCGACTACCCAACCAGTGGATCCTTTTGTATCTCCGCAAAAGGTAAACCTACACAAAGAAAATTTAGCATCGATTGTGCATGCGCACTATGGACTTCTGTTGTTGCCGCATGCAGAACAGCTGGTCTGCCTACTCCCGCTGGATGTGACCCAAGTAAGAGAGGAGATGCTAGCACTTTCCTTACCGAGGGAAGCGGGTACGCAGGAGGAAGTCTCTATTACGCCCCATGAAAAGACCGCATCGTTAGCAACATTGTCCGCTTTTCATGATTGGATTCCTTCCTTTGAAAGTATAGATCCTTTCCTTATTGCAGAGATACTGCTCTTATTAAGGCGCTGCTATGGATTTAAACGGCATGCATCGGGTCAGCTTTTTTATGTACGTGCCGTAGGAATTGCTGAGTGGGTAGCTGCTTGGACAGATGGCCATGCTAAACTGGTTTATGCGACGCTGCTGTATGATTTGGTCCGCTATACCCGCCTGCCGCTTTCCTATATCAAAGCCAATTACCACCTAATCGTCTACTGCTTTGTAGAAAACGTAATCGCTATCGACAGCCGGAAGCGTTTAGAGAAATCGTTGCTGGCTATTGCCAACCGCTTTAAGGAATCCTTGCAAAAAGAGTATTTTTCTGTACTCTATGTGAAGCTGGCAGAGCGGTTATATGATTTAAAGCATGCTTCCGGTTACAAAGATCCTACCGTTGTACAAGCCATGGCCAAAGAAAGCTTAACCATCGACGTGGAGCTGGCCCAGCGCTATGGAGAACCAGGCATGGCTATCCTCTTGAAGCAGGCAGCGGAGGAAGCATTGCTTATAAACAAGCAATAG